One region of Bubalus kerabau isolate K-KA32 ecotype Philippines breed swamp buffalo chromosome 6, PCC_UOA_SB_1v2, whole genome shotgun sequence genomic DNA includes:
- the LOC129656278 gene encoding olfactory receptor 2D2-like, with protein sequence MQELNESTVTEFILLGFASNPRTNPLLFTFFLVFYLLILVSNSLLITLIHQDTRLHTPMYFFISVLSMLDMCYTTTTVPQMLVHILSKKRAISFARCVAQVYLFLLFGITESWLFSIMSVDRYAAICHPLWYKVIMSRWVCLLMVGICAAYGVLGGLSYTFFAMRLPYCGPNEIDHYFCEVPAVLKLACADISLNDLMNIITGFNVIVVPLSLIVIVYINIFFTIMKICSAQGRIKAFSTCASHITVVSMFAIPCSITYLSPGSDSLSNNSKKMALFYNIATAFLNPVIYSLRNKDVKNAFLKLMGRGRAPE encoded by the coding sequence ATGCAGGAACTCAACGAGTCCACTGTGACAGAATTCATCCTGTTGGGCTTTGCCTCGAACCCCAGGACCAATCCTCTGCTCTTCACCTTCTTTCTAGTCTTTTACCTGCTGATCCTTGTGAGCAACAGCCTCCTCATCACCCTCATCCACCAGGACACACGCCTCCACACGCCCATGTACTTCTTCATCAGTGTCCTCTCCATGCTGGACATGTGCTACACCACCACGACTGTGCCCCAGATGCTCGTGCATATTCTCAGCAAGAAGAGAGCCATCTCTTTTGCTAGATGTGTGGCCCAGGTgtacctcttcctcctctttgggATCACTGAGTCCTGGCTTTTCTCCATCATGTCGGTGGACAGGTACGCGGCCATCTGCCACCCTCTCTGGTATAAGGTCATCATGAGCCGCTGGGTGTGCCTTCTCATGGTGGGCATCTGTGCAGCCTATGGTGTGCTGGGTGGTCTGTCCTATACCTTCTTTGCTATGCGCCTTCCCTACTGTGGCCCTAATGAAATTGACCATTACTTTTGTGAGGTCCCTGCGGTCCTGAAGCTGGCCTGTGCAGACATATCCCTCAATGACTTGATGAACATCATCACAGGCTTCAATGTCATTGTGGTCCCACTTTCCTTGATTGTCATTGTCTATATCAACATCTTTTTCACCATCATGAAGATCTGCTCAGCCCAAGGACGGATcaaggccttctccacctgtgcctCCCACATCACCGTGGTTTCCATGTTCGCTAttccatgcagtatcacataccTGAGCCCTGGCTCTGACTCTTTATCAAACAATAGCAAGAAAATGGCCCTTTTCTACAATATTGCCACAGCCTTCCTCAACCCTGTCATCTACAGTCTGAGGAACAAGGATGTGAAAAATGCTTTCCTCAAACTGATGGGAAGGGGCAGGGCCCCAGAGTAA